A genomic stretch from Chlamydiota bacterium includes:
- the glyQ gene encoding Glycine--tRNA ligase alpha subunit, translating to MLTFQQIIACLNAFWEKKGCTIIQPYDIEKGAGTFHPATFLGALGPEPTSIAYVEPSRRPTDGRYGENPNRVSKFYQYQVLIKPAPFTIRKLYLESLEALGLDLKKHDIRFVHDDWESPTLGAWGLGWEVWCDGMEITQFTYFQQVGGLKCDPVSVELTYGLERLAMYLQNVDSMFDLKWNSTTTYRDLFYESEKEFSKYNFEVANVALLFQHFKDYSQEVHNLLDHNLPLCAYDYVMKASHVFNTLDARNVISVMERQTYIHDLRHLACLVAKAYLKMHKSSSSSTPTEENQPKKISTPEGAKTPQDFVLEIGTEEIPAHYLKKAILDLKKKIEDLLKTDEIAHGDIHTYATPRRLAISIKNLAAFSTPCTVEKKGPPLLRAYDTHSNPTQAANGFFTSLGQKTPLLADIESKKQKNIFIKKLKDVDYLFVVSTSEKQDTYQILRNDLKQLILNLFFPKTMRWNKFTFAFARPIRNLLALFGKEVIPFIIGDVESSNKDVSKIPIASAKDYASTLLKHGITADVEERKKKIETILEEACQKFKAKCFEKEKILDEVVFLTKSPHRVIGSFDEAFLKLPKELLVSEMLVHQRIFPLQKGQKLINNFVFISNKEDSDDLIRKGVEKVIQARLKDGQFLFEQDKKYPFLSFNEKLKHMIYQKELGSMFDKVVRLKKHVQSVHPLLNIANKQTCLKVSDYLKADLATELVKEFPELQGIVGTYLAKELKQDAIAIKEHYMPLSEMAPLPKSPCGIFFALLDKLDNLLAFFALGKKPTSSSDPFALRRQAIGICRILNDQKCYFHLKDALLAMQSNLNLKANPVDELCSYLLERQKMLAIQQGVSKEIVDATFANDQADLFDFWQRIHSLHTFRGSKKFLSLVEVFKRLKGQIKDFKIQPFSKKLLKEDQEKNLFNAFESIENSIKKSLEKKDYTKILQTIAEIQKPLQELFDHVLILSKDNTLKQNRIGLLQKIFTLCFQIFDISELRN from the coding sequence ATGTTAACTTTTCAACAGATCATTGCATGTTTAAATGCTTTTTGGGAAAAGAAGGGCTGCACTATTATACAACCCTACGATATAGAAAAAGGAGCGGGTACGTTTCATCCGGCCACCTTTTTGGGTGCACTTGGGCCGGAACCGACTTCTATCGCTTATGTGGAGCCAAGTCGAAGACCGACAGATGGACGCTATGGAGAAAATCCAAACAGAGTCTCTAAGTTTTACCAGTATCAAGTGCTCATCAAGCCAGCCCCTTTCACTATTCGAAAGCTTTATCTAGAATCTCTTGAAGCCTTAGGTCTTGATCTAAAAAAGCACGATATTCGCTTTGTGCACGACGATTGGGAATCGCCCACATTGGGCGCATGGGGACTTGGATGGGAAGTATGGTGCGATGGTATGGAAATCACACAATTCACCTATTTTCAGCAAGTCGGTGGACTGAAATGCGATCCTGTTTCTGTGGAATTGACGTATGGACTTGAGCGGTTGGCGATGTATTTGCAAAATGTCGATTCCATGTTTGATTTGAAATGGAATTCCACAACCACCTATCGCGATCTTTTTTATGAGAGCGAAAAAGAATTTAGCAAATACAACTTTGAAGTGGCAAACGTAGCACTTTTGTTTCAGCATTTCAAAGACTACAGCCAAGAGGTTCATAACCTTTTAGATCACAACTTGCCTCTTTGCGCTTATGACTATGTGATGAAAGCCTCGCATGTTTTCAACACGCTCGATGCCAGAAACGTCATCTCTGTAATGGAAAGACAAACTTATATCCATGATTTAAGACATCTCGCGTGCCTTGTTGCAAAGGCCTACTTGAAAATGCACAAAAGTTCATCTTCTTCGACGCCAACAGAAGAAAACCAACCTAAGAAAATATCCACTCCGGAAGGAGCAAAAACACCTCAAGATTTTGTTTTGGAAATTGGCACAGAAGAAATCCCTGCGCATTATCTAAAAAAAGCCATTCTAGATCTGAAAAAAAAGATAGAAGATCTTTTAAAAACAGACGAAATTGCACATGGGGACATCCACACCTATGCCACACCTAGAAGGCTTGCTATCAGTATTAAAAATCTTGCAGCTTTTTCAACACCCTGCACTGTAGAAAAAAAAGGACCTCCACTTTTAAGAGCCTACGACACACACAGCAATCCGACTCAGGCAGCCAACGGTTTTTTTACCTCCCTTGGACAAAAAACGCCGCTTTTGGCTGATATTGAATCCAAAAAACAAAAAAACATCTTTATTAAAAAGCTCAAAGATGTCGATTATCTATTTGTCGTTTCTACTTCAGAAAAACAAGACACATATCAAATACTCAGAAACGATTTAAAGCAGCTAATTTTAAATCTCTTTTTTCCAAAAACGATGCGCTGGAATAAGTTTACTTTTGCTTTTGCACGTCCCATTCGAAATTTGCTTGCTCTTTTTGGAAAAGAGGTCATCCCTTTTATCATTGGCGATGTTGAGAGTTCTAACAAAGACGTTTCAAAGATTCCTATTGCATCTGCAAAAGATTACGCCTCTACGCTTTTAAAGCACGGCATTACAGCAGACGTAGAAGAACGCAAAAAGAAGATTGAAACTATACTTGAAGAAGCATGCCAAAAATTTAAAGCAAAATGCTTTGAAAAAGAAAAAATTCTCGATGAAGTCGTTTTTTTAACCAAATCGCCGCATCGTGTGATCGGCTCTTTTGATGAAGCCTTTTTAAAACTCCCCAAAGAGTTGCTCGTTTCTGAAATGCTTGTCCACCAACGTATCTTTCCTTTGCAAAAAGGACAAAAGCTTATCAATAATTTTGTCTTCATCTCTAATAAAGAAGATAGCGACGACTTGATTAGAAAAGGCGTTGAAAAGGTGATCCAAGCACGTCTTAAAGATGGACAGTTTTTGTTTGAACAAGATAAAAAATATCCTTTTCTCAGTTTCAATGAAAAATTGAAACACATGATCTATCAAAAAGAACTCGGCTCCATGTTTGATAAAGTTGTGCGCTTAAAAAAACACGTACAATCTGTGCATCCTTTGCTCAATATTGCAAACAAGCAAACGTGTTTAAAAGTCAGCGACTATCTAAAAGCCGATCTTGCCACAGAGCTCGTGAAAGAATTCCCAGAATTACAAGGCATTGTGGGCACTTATTTAGCAAAAGAACTCAAACAGGATGCAATAGCCATAAAAGAGCACTACATGCCACTCTCTGAAATGGCGCCACTGCCTAAATCTCCTTGCGGTATCTTTTTTGCGCTTTTAGATAAGCTCGATAACCTTTTGGCCTTTTTTGCCCTTGGCAAAAAACCTACATCTTCTTCAGATCCCTTCGCCCTGCGTCGCCAAGCCATTGGCATCTGTCGCATTCTCAATGATCAAAAGTGCTATTTTCATCTAAAAGATGCGCTTTTAGCTATGCAATCAAATCTCAACCTCAAAGCTAATCCTGTCGATGAGCTCTGCTCTTATCTGCTAGAGCGGCAGAAAATGCTTGCCATCCAGCAAGGTGTTTCCAAGGAGATTGTGGACGCCACATTTGCCAATGACCAAGCAGATCTTTTTGATTTTTGGCAGCGTATCCATAGTTTGCACACATTTAGAGGTTCAAAAAAATTCTTATCTTTGGTGGAGGTATTTAAACGCTTAAAAGGACAGATTAAAGATTTTAAAATCCAGCCATTTTCAAAAAAACTTTTAAAAGAAGACCAAGAAAAAAATTTATTTAATGCCTTTGAATCTATTGAAAACAGTATCAAAAAATCTTTAGAAAAAAAAGATTATACAAAAATTTTACAAACAATCGCTGAGATTCAAAAACCTCTCCAAGAGCTCTTCGATCACGTATTGATCTTATCCAAAGATAATACTCTTAAACAAAACCGCATTGGTCTATTACAAAAAATATTTACACTCTGTTTTCAAATATTTGATATATCAGAATTGCGCAACTAA
- the dnaG gene encoding DNA primase: MVRYKKSSLQVLKERIDVYEVLSSYIDLKKAGSTYKALCPFHDEKTPSFVVQKGTSHYHCFGCGAHGDAIAFLMQHQHFSFIEAIEHLASRYQVHLEKTESTNDIDIAPLRDALEKAKLFYHYILLRTEEGKRALHYLDKRGISVEFIKQFQIGFAPKQRDLFRKVMHEQQVKDFTLELGGLTTQNNAFFQNRIMFPVLDRVGHCVGFSARKIDEETFGGKYINTKATPLFKKSNILFGLYESKKRIAKEKKVLLVEGQLDCLSLIHGGLDCTVATLGTAFSEEHLESLKKLGVETIYLVMDADEAGMQAAIKAGDLVQKKSIQCLVVQLPKNQDPHDFLQKHTINQFLKYLEKAPSYLDFLCTMKAKEKNLQDPTQKTHLVKELTQMIQKWEDPLHVHESLKIVAQKFNVPIDFLSHQNVKRVIKKSAKNQETLVDADIAIETDLLYWLLYKDETKHYLKLAKSNLTGEHFRHSLSKTLFEKFTKGEDVSLLDLLQEEELQSFIEEIAKKRVPIEKGETLVKETIQQLLNRSWLEEREKIKVQIQRGDCSEEEALNLAKVFDKIKNMPPILVTQL; this comes from the coding sequence AAGCGGGTAGCACCTATAAAGCTCTTTGTCCTTTCCATGATGAAAAAACACCGTCTTTCGTGGTGCAAAAAGGCACTTCTCACTACCACTGCTTTGGATGTGGAGCGCATGGCGATGCGATTGCTTTTTTGATGCAACACCAACATTTTAGCTTTATTGAAGCGATCGAACATTTAGCAAGTCGCTATCAGGTGCATTTGGAAAAAACAGAATCGACAAATGATATTGATATTGCGCCTCTAAGAGATGCTCTAGAAAAAGCCAAATTATTTTATCACTACATTTTGCTTCGCACAGAAGAGGGAAAAAGAGCATTGCACTATTTGGATAAGCGCGGGATTTCTGTTGAGTTTATCAAGCAGTTTCAAATCGGTTTTGCGCCTAAACAAAGAGATTTGTTTCGCAAAGTGATGCATGAGCAGCAGGTCAAAGATTTTACGCTTGAACTTGGCGGTTTGACGACCCAAAATAATGCTTTTTTTCAAAATCGCATCATGTTTCCGGTCCTAGATCGCGTAGGTCATTGCGTGGGCTTTTCGGCAAGAAAAATCGATGAAGAGACATTTGGGGGAAAATATATCAATACAAAGGCCACACCGCTTTTCAAAAAATCCAACATCCTTTTTGGACTTTACGAATCTAAAAAACGCATCGCAAAAGAAAAAAAGGTGCTTCTTGTGGAGGGGCAACTCGATTGTTTGAGCCTTATTCACGGCGGGCTTGATTGCACTGTCGCGACATTAGGTACAGCCTTTAGCGAAGAACATTTGGAAAGTTTAAAAAAGTTAGGAGTAGAGACGATTTATCTTGTGATGGACGCAGATGAAGCTGGCATGCAAGCCGCAATTAAGGCAGGAGATCTTGTGCAAAAAAAATCGATTCAGTGCCTTGTAGTGCAGCTTCCCAAAAACCAAGATCCGCACGATTTTTTACAAAAACACACCATCAATCAATTTTTAAAATATTTAGAAAAAGCGCCTTCTTATCTCGATTTTTTATGTACAATGAAGGCTAAAGAAAAAAACTTGCAAGATCCCACTCAAAAAACCCATCTTGTAAAAGAACTGACACAAATGATCCAAAAATGGGAAGATCCTTTGCATGTGCATGAATCGCTCAAAATTGTCGCGCAAAAGTTCAATGTGCCCATCGATTTTTTATCCCATCAAAATGTTAAAAGGGTGATCAAAAAAAGTGCAAAAAACCAAGAGACCCTAGTCGATGCAGACATTGCTATTGAAACAGATCTTTTATATTGGCTATTATACAAGGATGAGACCAAACATTACCTAAAACTTGCCAAATCCAATCTTACAGGTGAGCATTTTAGACATTCTTTATCCAAAACGCTCTTTGAAAAGTTTACAAAAGGCGAAGACGTCTCGCTTCTAGATCTTCTCCAAGAAGAAGAGCTGCAATCTTTCATCGAAGAGATTGCCAAAAAACGTGTACCTATTGAAAAAGGAGAAACTTTAGTCAAAGAGACCATCCAACAACTTTTAAATCGCAGCTGGTTAGAAGAAAGAGAGAAGATCAAAGTACAAATTCAAAGAGGGGATTGTTCCGAAGAAGAAGCACTCAACCTTGCCAAAGTTTTTGACAAAATCAAAAATATGCCTCCGATTTTAGTTACTCAACTCTAA